From Methylopila sp. M107, a single genomic window includes:
- a CDS encoding DUF1636 domain-containing protein — MTGVTTLRSTLTICRTCRPEGAAPDAEPAGAALGRATARAVSGLADAPVDVVAIACLSACGRACSATVAAPGKFSYVIGNLAPEDCDDLAAFALAHAASPDGIPPWRSRPEKIRKNTIARIAPPGVAHALVEPATTPEPAEDEA, encoded by the coding sequence ATGACAGGCGTCACGACGCTGCGATCGACCCTCACGATCTGCCGGACCTGCCGCCCCGAAGGCGCGGCGCCAGACGCGGAGCCGGCCGGCGCCGCGCTCGGCCGTGCGACGGCGCGCGCGGTTTCGGGCCTCGCCGACGCTCCGGTCGACGTCGTCGCTATCGCCTGCCTGTCCGCCTGCGGACGGGCCTGCTCGGCCACGGTCGCGGCCCCGGGCAAGTTCTCCTACGTGATCGGCAATCTCGCGCCGGAGGACTGCGACGACCTCGCCGCTTTCGCGCTCGCCCATGCGGCGAGCCCCGACGGCATCCCGCCGTGGCGGTCGCGGCCGGAAAAGATCCGCAAAAACACCATCGCGCGCATCGCGCCGCCGGGCGTCGCGCATGCGCTGGTCGAGCCGGCGACGACGCCCGAGCCCGCCGAAGACGAGGCGTGA
- a CDS encoding cobyrinate a,c-diamide synthase: MTPGFVVAAPSSGSGKTLLTLGLLRAFRDAGAAAASAKIGPDYIDPRFHEAASGRPSVNLDGWAMTPDRLLSLAAEAGEGADVLVVEGVMGLYDKAAEPGLGAGGAADVAKTLRAPVVLVVDGSGMAQSAGALAAGFRAFDPAIEIAGVILNRVASPRHEALLKAGCAAADIAVLGALPRDKALSTPSRHLGLVQAEEIDGLEAFVARAGRTVAEHVDLAALRRVARPFRAPDATPTSPPIRPFGARIALASDVAFRFAYRHALDGWRAAGAEILPFSPLADEAPDARADAVFLPGGYPELYAGRLAAASRFSAGMRAAAARGAPIYGECGGFMVLGEGLVDADGARHAMLGLLPLETSFERRQLHLGYRRAKLVADGPLGPVGLDCRAHEFHYASIIAQGDAPPLFRLGDGSAVGLVVGNVGGSFLHLIDAS; encoded by the coding sequence GTGACGCCGGGCTTCGTTGTCGCCGCCCCTTCGAGCGGATCGGGCAAGACCCTCCTGACGCTCGGACTGCTGAGGGCGTTCCGCGACGCCGGGGCGGCCGCAGCTTCGGCCAAGATCGGTCCCGACTATATCGATCCACGCTTCCACGAGGCGGCGAGCGGCCGCCCCTCGGTCAATCTCGACGGCTGGGCGATGACGCCGGACCGCTTGCTGTCGCTCGCGGCCGAGGCCGGGGAGGGGGCGGACGTCCTGGTCGTCGAGGGCGTCATGGGCCTTTACGACAAGGCGGCGGAGCCCGGCCTCGGCGCGGGCGGCGCGGCCGACGTCGCCAAGACGCTTCGCGCGCCGGTCGTGCTTGTCGTCGACGGCTCCGGCATGGCGCAGTCGGCCGGCGCTCTGGCGGCGGGGTTCCGCGCGTTCGATCCTGCGATCGAGATCGCGGGCGTCATCCTGAACCGGGTCGCGAGCCCCCGTCACGAGGCGCTGCTCAAAGCGGGCTGCGCGGCGGCCGACATCGCGGTCCTCGGCGCGCTGCCGCGCGACAAGGCGCTCTCGACGCCTTCGCGGCACCTGGGGCTCGTCCAGGCCGAGGAGATCGACGGGCTCGAGGCGTTCGTGGCGCGGGCAGGGCGCACGGTCGCGGAGCATGTCGACCTCGCCGCGCTTCGCCGCGTCGCCCGACCGTTCCGCGCTCCCGACGCGACGCCGACTTCGCCGCCGATCCGCCCGTTCGGCGCCCGGATCGCGCTCGCGAGCGACGTCGCGTTCCGCTTCGCCTATCGCCATGCGCTCGACGGCTGGCGGGCCGCCGGGGCCGAGATCCTGCCGTTTTCCCCGCTCGCCGACGAAGCGCCGGACGCGCGCGCCGACGCCGTGTTCCTGCCCGGCGGCTACCCGGAACTGTACGCCGGGCGCCTCGCGGCGGCGTCTCGCTTCTCGGCCGGCATGCGCGCGGCGGCGGCGCGCGGCGCGCCGATCTACGGCGAGTGCGGCGGCTTCATGGTTCTGGGCGAGGGGCTGGTCGACGCCGACGGCGCCCGCCACGCCATGCTCGGATTGCTGCCGCTCGAAACCTCGTTCGAGCGCCGCCAGCTGCATCTCGGCTACCGGCGCGCAAAGCTCGTGGCGGACGGGCCGCTAGGCCCGGTAGGGCTCGACTGCCGCGCGCATGAATTCCATTACGCCTCGATCATCGCCCAGGGCGACGCGCCTCCGCTGTTTCGCCTCGGCGACGGGTCGGCGGTCGGGCTCGTTGTCGGAAATGTCGGCGGCTCGTTCCTGCACCTCATCGACGCGTCGTGA